From Streptomonospora salina, the proteins below share one genomic window:
- a CDS encoding MOSC domain-containing protein has protein sequence MPRIDELLCFPVKGCGPVVLAESGIGPAGLHHDRSFMVVDADGVFRSQRDTPQLAVIRPEITAAGRRLRLWTPGGGSAEIVVRTVGERCRVELLGTAYTGLDQGDEVARWLSAVVGAPSRLVRVPPDHARRTDGHTQGTTGYADSSAVLVASRASLIDLARRMAERGRTPVPISRFRPNIVLADDREPYAEDRMRALAVGEAELGYAKPAIRCAVTTVDQATGVKTGPEPLATLAGYRRAERGGVAFGAKFAVTVPGKVSVGDEVTVTAWGPAEI, from the coding sequence ATGCCGCGAATCGATGAACTCCTGTGCTTCCCTGTGAAGGGATGCGGGCCGGTCGTGCTTGCCGAGTCCGGAATCGGCCCGGCGGGTCTTCACCATGACCGCAGTTTTATGGTCGTCGACGCCGACGGCGTCTTCCGCAGCCAGCGCGACACACCGCAGTTGGCGGTGATCCGTCCCGAGATCACCGCCGCAGGGCGGAGACTACGGCTGTGGACACCCGGAGGCGGTTCTGCGGAGATCGTCGTTCGCACCGTTGGTGAGCGGTGCCGTGTCGAATTGCTTGGCACCGCCTATACCGGGCTCGACCAGGGTGACGAGGTGGCACGGTGGCTCAGCGCGGTCGTCGGTGCCCCAAGTCGGCTGGTGCGTGTGCCGCCCGACCATGCCCGTCGCACCGACGGCCACACTCAAGGGACCACCGGTTACGCCGACAGCTCGGCGGTGTTGGTTGCTTCCCGCGCTTCGCTGATCGACCTCGCTCGGCGTATGGCTGAGAGAGGCCGCACACCGGTGCCCATAAGCCGGTTCCGGCCCAACATCGTCCTCGCTGACGATAGGGAGCCCTATGCCGAGGACCGTATGCGCGCACTGGCGGTTGGCGAAGCCGAACTCGGCTACGCCAAACCGGCGATCCGCTGCGCGGTGACCACCGTAGACCAGGCAACAGGAGTCAAAACAGGACCCGAGCCGCTGGCCACCCTCGCCGGCTACCGCCGCGCCGAGCGCGGAGGCGTGGCCTTCGGCGCGAAGTTCGCGGTGACTGTGCCCGGCAAAGTGTCCGTCGGTGACGAGGTCACGGTTACCGCCTGGGGGCCAGCGGAGATATGA